In the genome of Natronomonas salina, the window GTCCGTCCCGAGGAAGTCGCCGTAGACCATCGCGGCGGCGCGGTCGAGTTCGATGCCGAGCGTCTCGAAGAACCGCTCGGTGACGATCTCCTCGATGACCGACTCCCGGTCGGCCTCGTCGGTCTCCTCGACGAGGATGCCGACCGGGATCTGGGCGCCGGCCATGTCCGCGTGCCCGCCCGCGCTGCCGATCTGGCCGAAGGCGTCCCTGAGGGCCTCCCCCAAATCGAGCTCCGTCCCCCGCGAGCGCGCGGATACGTAGACGACGTCGTCGGTGTAGCCGAACACGAGGGTCGTGTCGACCCCCTCCATCTCGAGGAGGCGGTCGGCCGCCTGCGCGAGCGCGTCGCGGTCCGAGATGGCGCCGACGCCTGTCGTCAGCACGTCGTCCTCGATGCGGCGGTTCCCGATGGCGCCGGCGACGATGTCGAGGGTCTCCGCGGTGACGCTGGGCGACTCGATGCGCTCTATGGCGCCGCTGTCGACGTGCTCGACGAGCCTCGCCGCCGCCTCGAAGTCCGGTCGCGAGACCTCGCGGCTGAACCCCTGGGTGTCGGTCAGGATGCCGTACAGCAGGCCGGTCGCGAGGTCGGCGGCCGGCTCGACGCCCAGCTGGTCGAGGTAGCCGGTGACGAGCGTGCTCGTCGCGCCGACGTCGCTCCGGAGGTCGACGAACCGCGCTTCCACCGGCGCCCGCGGCGGGTGGTGGTCGATGACGACGTCGATCGGCGTCTCTCGCGGCAGGCCGTCGTTGATGCCCGGCCGCGAGTGGTCGACGAGCGCGAACCCGGCGAACGACGAGAGGTCCTCGCCCGGCGACAGGTTCCGGAGGTCGTACTCCAGGAGGTTCACGAGCGCGCGGTTCTCCTGGTGGCTGATCTCGCCGTAGTAGCAGACCTCGGCCTCGGTGCCGGCGGCCTCGGCGACCCGCTGGAGGCCGACCGCCGAGGCGATGGCGTCCGGGTCGGGGTTGTCGTGGGCGACGACCGCCAGCGTCCCCTCGAGGTTCCGGAGGACGCTCTGGAGCTTCCGGGTGCGGATCCCCCTGTCGCCGGCCCGCTCGTCGAGGTACGCCGCCGACTCGCCCGCGACGTCGACAGTCCGGTCGGCGTACTCGGCGACCGCCGTGCGGTGGGCCTCGGTCGCGTCGTAGCCGAGGCACGCGAGGACGAACGCGCCGGGGTAGGTCTCCCGGGCGACGCGGGCGAGTTCCCGCGCCCGGTCGCTGCCGTCCGGCGCCACGACGACGCTGTCGGCGTCACCGGCGACGGCGCGGATCGCCGCCCCGTCGGTGACGTCGACGTCCCTGGCGTCGACGCCCTCCTCACGGAGCGACGCCACCCGGTGCTCGTCGTCGACGAGCACGAGGAGCGACCCCGGCCGCCCGGCCAGCCGCTCGACGAGCGACAGCCCGATCGTCCCACAGCCCAGCACCAGCCGGTCCATACACGCGGATGAGAGACGGACCGTCTAAAGCGTGCTGGGAGCGCGGCGGAAGTAGCGTCGCGGAGAAGGGAATCGGCGGGTTCGAGTGCCGCTTACAGCAGCGCGGCGGCGGCGTCGAAGGCCGCGTTGTCGAAGACGACGAGGCCCGGCAGCAGGACGACCGTCACGACGGCCGCCGCCAGCACCGCGGCGTACAGCGCCGTCGGGTAGCTCTCGATCTCGACGGCCCCCTCGGCGGGGTCCTCGATCCACATCGCCTTGACGACGCGGCTGTAGTAGAACAGGCTCAGCGCGCTGTTGACCGCGCCGACGAGCGCGAGCCACCAGACGCCGGCGCCGACCGCGCCCGCGAAGAGGTAGTACTTCGAGATGAAGCCGCCGCCGACCGGGAGGCCGGCCAGCGAGAACAGGAAGACGGTCATCGCGACGCAGGCCAGCGGCGCCTGCGTGGCGAGGCCGTTGTAGTCCTCGAAGGTGCGGCCGACGTCCCAGTACTCGGCCAGGGCGATGAACAGGAACGCGCCCGTGTTCATGAAGCCGTAGACGAGCAGGTGGAGCATGCCGGCGCCGAGCACCGTCGAACCGGCGTCGGCCGATCCCGCGCCGCCGAGGGCGGCCAGCCCGATGAGGACGTAGCCGGCGTGGCCGATTGAGGAGTACGCCAGCATGCGCTTGACGTTCTCCTGGGTCGCCGCCGCGAAGTTGCCGACCGTCATCGTGACGACGGCGAGCACCTGGAAGGCGAGCACCCAGTCGACGCTCGTGGCGACGTCCGCGATGGGGAAGGCGACCGTGAACACGCGGAAGGCCACGACGAACCCGGCGGCCTTCGAGGCCGACGACAGGAACGCCGCGACCGGCGCGGGCGCGCCCTCGTAGGCGTCCGGCGCCCAGAAGTGGAACGGCACCGAGGCGGTCTTGAACGCGACGCCGGCGAGCACCATCAGGATGCCGACGCCGAGGACGCCGGGGTAGGTGTTGGCCGCCTCGCCGGCCGCCGACGCGACGTCGGGCAGCAGCAGGCTGCCCGTCGCGGCGTACACCAGCGAGATGCCGTAGACGAGGATGCTCGAGGACAGCGCCCCGATGAGGAAGTACTTCAGGCCCGCCTCGACGGAGCCGCGGTTCTGCTTGAGGTACGCGACCAGCGCGTACGAGGGCAGCGACGACAGCTCCAGGGCGATGAACACGACGGCCAGGCTGTTGGCGGAGGCCATCAGCGCCATCCCGGTCGCCGCCAGCAGCGCCAGCAGGTAGTACTCGGACTTGTGGGGCAGCCCCTTCAGGTAGTCCGCGGAGGCGACGGCGACCAGCGCCGTCACGCTGCCGAAGATGAACGTGAACAGCAGGCTCATGCCGTCGACGACCAGCTGGCCGTCGAACAGCTCGACGCCGCCCTCGGCGACGCCGGCGAGCAGCAGGACGCCGGACAGCGCCATCGCGACGACCGAGCCGGCGGTCGCGATGGCCGACAGCACGGTACCGCTCGCGTCCTCCGGACTGATCGAGTCGACCACGAACAGCAGCAGCGCCGCGACGACGAACGCGCCGGTCGGCGCCAGCAGCAGCCAGTTACTCGCGCTCACCATCAGAGGTCACCTCCGAAGTCGACGACGTCGATTGTAGCCTCTTCGATCATCCCGAAGAAGATGTCGGGGGCGGTTCCCAGCGCGACGATGAGCAGCACCAGCGTCACGATGGGGACGATGTCGTGGACGGGCGCCCGCCCGAGTTCGTAGTCGGTCTCGAGGCGGTACGGGCCGAACAGCGAGCGCTGCATCGCCCACAGCAGGTAGCCGGCGACGATGACGATGCCGAACATCGCGATCGCCGTGAACACCGG includes:
- a CDS encoding DHH family phosphoesterase; the encoded protein is MDRLVLGCGTIGLSLVERLAGRPGSLLVLVDDEHRVASLREEGVDARDVDVTDGAAIRAVAGDADSVVVAPDGSDRARELARVARETYPGAFVLACLGYDATEAHRTAVAEYADRTVDVAGESAAYLDERAGDRGIRTRKLQSVLRNLEGTLAVVAHDNPDPDAIASAVGLQRVAEAAGTEAEVCYYGEISHQENRALVNLLEYDLRNLSPGEDLSSFAGFALVDHSRPGINDGLPRETPIDVVIDHHPPRAPVEARFVDLRSDVGATSTLVTGYLDQLGVEPAADLATGLLYGILTDTQGFSREVSRPDFEAAARLVEHVDSGAIERIESPSVTAETLDIVAGAIGNRRIEDDVLTTGVGAISDRDALAQAADRLLEMEGVDTTLVFGYTDDVVYVSARSRGTELDLGEALRDAFGQIGSAGGHADMAGAQIPVGILVEETDEADRESVIEEIVTERFFETLGIELDRAAAMVYGDFLGTDGALD
- a CDS encoding NADH-quinone oxidoreductase subunit N, which translates into the protein MVSASNWLLLAPTGAFVVAALLLFVVDSISPEDASGTVLSAIATAGSVVAMALSGVLLLAGVAEGGVELFDGQLVVDGMSLLFTFIFGSVTALVAVASADYLKGLPHKSEYYLLALLAATGMALMASANSLAVVFIALELSSLPSYALVAYLKQNRGSVEAGLKYFLIGALSSSILVYGISLVYAATGSLLLPDVASAAGEAANTYPGVLGVGILMVLAGVAFKTASVPFHFWAPDAYEGAPAPVAAFLSSASKAAGFVVAFRVFTVAFPIADVATSVDWVLAFQVLAVVTMTVGNFAAATQENVKRMLAYSSIGHAGYVLIGLAALGGAGSADAGSTVLGAGMLHLLVYGFMNTGAFLFIALAEYWDVGRTFEDYNGLATQAPLACVAMTVFLFSLAGLPVGGGFISKYYLFAGAVGAGVWWLALVGAVNSALSLFYYSRVVKAMWIEDPAEGAVEIESYPTALYAAVLAAAVVTVVLLPGLVVFDNAAFDAAAALL